The Polluticoccus soli sequence TAAAGGTCTTAATTAATACGTAGTCGATATTCGGACCAACAGTCAGACCGCAGTTGCTGGGCAGCGTCCATGGCGTGGTTGTCCAGGCAAGGAAGTGCACGTCCATGATGTGCTTGCCATCCGGTGTAGCCGAGGCTTCAGCAGCTTTGTTGAATATCTCGCGGGCAAAAGCGCTCTGCAGGTGATGGTCTATATCCATCATCTTGAACATGGCCACCACGGTGGTGTCTTTCACGTTCTTATACGTGCCCGGCTGGTTCAGCTCGTGACTGCTAAGACCGGTACCCGCTGCGGGTGAATACGGCTGTATGCTGACGCTTTTGTAGAGGTACTTTTTGTCGTACAGCTGCTTCAGCGCCCACCACAAGGTTTCAATATATTCGTTGTCGAAGGTTACGTACGGGTGTTCCATATCCACCCAGTAGCCCATCTTTTCAGTAATGTCCTGCCACTTATCCTTGTAGCGCATCACCACCTCGCGGCACTTCTTATTATAATCTTCTACCGTGATCTTGGTACCGATGTCTTCTTTGGTGATACCCAGCTCCTTCTCTACCCCAAGCTCTACAGGCAGGCCGTGCGTATCCCAGCCGGCCTTGCGGCGCACCTGGTAGCCCTGCATGGTCTTGTAGCGGCACACTAAGTCTTTGAGGGTGCGGGAGATAACGTGGTGAATACCGGGCATACCGTTGGCGCTGGGCGGACCTTCGTAAAACACGAAGTCGTCGGCGCCATCGCGGTTATCGACGCTTTTTTTGAAAGTATCGTGCTTCTTCCAGTTTTGCAGGGTTTCCTGCTCTATGGAAGGCATATTCAGCTGTTTGTATTCTTTGTACTTAGCCATTGGTCAGTCTCGGGGGGCAAAAGGTAAAAGATAAGCCCTTCACTTCCAAATTCTTCCGCACATTCTTATCCCAACCTATCAAAATTTAGGTGCGCAAAGGTAGGAATTATTTGAAATATGGAGTGTTAAAGCCGGAGGAGGATCAATGATACAGTATTGCCAATAGCGTTTAATTTGCAATATGAAATTTCGAGATAAATTTTTCATGGCGGCTTCAATATGTTATGGAATCGCCATCTTGAACGTTGCAAAAGTGCATGGTCAAAAAATCTCTTTGGACGAAAAATCTATAGGGATGGTGCGAGTCGACGACTCAATTACGGCAGGAACTGGCTTTGTAGCTCTAAAAACCACATATGTATTTACATGCTTGCATGTACTTAGAGGCTCCGACAACATAAGTTTTCAGCCAAATTCATAATAAGGTAATTCAACTTAAACCAAAATATTCTTTCCCTGATGCTGATATCGTAGTCTTAGAAGCAGTCGAAGAAATATGCCGAGTTCCCTTGCCGATGGGAAACGCGTTAGACTACAAACTTGGCGATAGCTTCTTTTATATTGGCTTGGACATAAGGGCGAGTATCGATAAAACTGGTGCTTTACAAGCAAACCATGGCAAGATTCTTTCAATAGGAAATTCTTTGATTAATAACAGCGAAATTCCATTTATTGAGTTTAACGGTGTGGGTATTCCTGGCTATTCTGGAGGACCAATCTTAAACACATCCGGAGTAGTAATCGGTATAATGAGGGAAGTATGGTGTTATGATCCAGAAAATCTAAAATATACTCAAACCAACTATCGAAATCGTGGACATGCATTGTACACCATCAGAGGACTGATTCAATAAGCTTTTGTCATTGCTGAGCCTCATGAATAGGAACTCGCCGACGTCAAGGTGATGCTGCCAAGTCCTATAAGGGACATATTAAACAGAGAGACAATTAAGCTAATGGGTTGTTCTTGATTGATAACTCCCATTCCATGCTTTAAAATTGATTTTAGACCTGTCGTTCACCAATATTAATTGTTTTTGATGGTTAGTAACGCCCTGTTGGTCTTTGTACTTATGTGGCGTTGCCGAGTTCAACAAGTTATGCGATACAATGCCAGTCGTGTCTTTTGTTGCACTTATAGCCATATTACTATATTGTAACTGGTCATTTTTAAATGTGTCCGTGCTTGTTAGGGGTGACCACCAGATGTAGTACTGCACACCGTTGTAGATTATGAAGCTGGTATCAGCTACCGTTTTTGTATATACAGTGTCATATTTACCTGTGAATTGCCCCATTGTGTCGGTAAGCATTCCGTAAAGAGTATCACCGCTATACCAGTTAGGTATATACTTCGAGGTTGGAGTGTTAACTGGCGGATTGGTAGGTGTTGTAGGATTTGTTTTCTTACTGCAAGAAACAAGACAACATAGCAATAGAATCAATATGGTATTTCTCATAGGAGTAAATATAATAAATAGCCGTTAACCTTCTTAATTCCCCGACGAATCTCTTGCAAAGGACCCGCCGGCATCAAAGTAAAGGCGCCGGGTTCCTATTCAGGAGACCCGGCGATGAAAGAAAAATATGGAGCATTAAGGTACGGGGAGGGATTCGCATCTATAAATTGGTGAATGATAACGGAGTTACCCGTGGCCCTTAAACAACTGTTCAATTTCCGATATAATTTCCCGATCCATCAACTGAGAATATTTTAGCTCTTGCACATCCAAGCCTTGTGCAGAATCAAACGAATCCCTTTCCAACAAGTCAAGTTTAAAGTACTCCTTAGTGTATATTCCTTTGAGACTGTTGCTTAACACGACATATTTAATAAGCCTGCTTTCACCATATCTATAAATTTCAACATTTATGTGATGAGCGTAAACATCAAAATTTGGATGAAGGAATTGATAGTTGGATGAGTCGTCATGTTGTTCTTTCGCCAAAGTAACGTCAAATAGAAAAGACGTATCCTCTTTCTTAATCTCCATATTGCAACGCTTACATGAAATGCTCAAATTAAACGGAGAAAACATAAAATGATTAAACACCGACTTAGGTAATATATGCTCAATGTCCAACACCATATTAAATTCGTCAGTTGTATCTCGTCTACAATAGCAACATTGCTCATTTAATGCTTGTCGAAAAAATGCTTTAATTTTCTTTTTGACTGGCTCAATTACTTCATTTTCCCAAATTTTTCCCCCATTGTTAATCGCTTCTTTGATTAGTATTAAATCGCTTTCGTCAAGCTTTAAGCCGCTAGTTGAGGGGTGTTGATTCATTGTTATTATTTGGTTTGTTAATAATCTTTTGAGCTATTTCCCTAACACCATATATCAAATTAGTTTGAGATGGCTGATAAATATCGTTCTCAATCTTGGCTAACTTTTGAGTAATTGTATCAAGTGTTTCTTCACCTTCGGCCAATCGATTTAACAAATCGATTAAATGTTTTGAAAGAAATCTGTTTTGAGGAGTGATTACATCAAAATATCCATAGAAGGCCTCTTCAATATTAATGGGATCGCTATCCTTCTTAAAAAACTGAAAATTTTTCGATTTAAAAACTTGTGTTGAGGGATTGAACACCTCAGCTCCAGTAACCACAACCGCCGAATGCGTTGCTATAACAATTTTGGGCTGGTAATAGCTGAATAGACTAAGTAATACTTTCACATAATCTTTCTGCCATCGAGGGTGCAAACTATTCTCTGGCTCATCAACTAGAATGGCAGAATTTTCATCGATAAGGGTAGCAATATAAATCAGCGAAGAAATAAAACTCAACTCACCGGAACTGGCGTCATATAAAGGGATTTCGCTGTTCTCTCTCCTCAGATAAAGATCAATTGAATTCACCAATTTTAGCCGCTTCAACAGGCGCTCCCACTTTAGAAGTTGAATAAACGTGACCTTGTCTACTTCATGAAATGAAAAATCGTTAAATGACAACCAAATTATCTTCTCCTGTTGAAAACTTTGAAGTTTATACAGAAGAGCTTTCAACTCTTCAATGCCTTCATTGGGTATAAGCTCGAGAAATTCTTCATCGCTATCAGACGTCTGCATTTTCGTGTTTCTTTCAATTAAAGCAAACTCTAGTTGATCGACTGACACTGAAATATTCTTGACTCCTATGAGTGGTTCGTAGCCCACAAATCGCAATGCTTCAGCAGCATTTTTTAATCTCGTAAAATCTTCGGGAGATATATTTATCAACGCGTTTTTTACGGATGTTCTAACACGCTTTCGTCCTCCTCTATCTCTTAACAAATACAAACCATTCCCGGCTCTTGGAAACTTGTCATATACAGAGTTTGCAATCGCAATTACCTTTTTATGATTTCGAATATATCGGCTTGCTAGTTGTGACAGGAGTTGGCTTTTACCACTACCATTCTCACCAATAAGTATATTTACATCGCCTTCCTTAGAAGAGGAATTGATTAGTTCCAACGGAACATCATTGAAAAAGTAGTACATAGTGATACAATAAAATATACGGCAATTAATTAGCTAAAACACAATCATCAACTAGTACGTTCATCATAAGTCCTTTGCACACACCTTTAACTGCAATTTGCTGTCCTTTTGATAAAGACGCAACTTGTTGAGGGTCTGCAAACGTGCATTGCACTGCACGCAGTTCGTCAGAAGTCGCATGTATCGTTATGTATGCATCATCCATTATGTCCTTGCCAATATCAGCAATTGTACCCGCGACTATCATTTTTTTGCCCTTATACTGATTATCAGCGGCAACCTCATTTTTTATATAGGCATTTACAATTTCTGTTGCATCTACCCGCATAGCATTTTCTACGGGAGCGGACGAAGCTGATTCGCTCGCCGTCGATTTAGTTTCGTCATCGCCGCCAAACATGCCGATGGCAACAACTACAATCAATACAATTCCTGTTACTTTTAGCCATTTCGGCATTCCTTGTTTTGCTTGTTCCATAAGAGGGTACGTTTTAGTAACAATAAATATATAAACATTATTACAAATAATGCAACCCTGCCATCCTGGGTTTGCAACTCAGGACTTGATATTATAAATTCGGTTATCAAAATCCCCTCCTCAAAGTCAAACCTACCAAAATGAGAAAACTAATATTCGCCATCAACACCACCCTGGACGGCTGCGTGGATCACACAAAGGGCATCGGTAATGAAGAGATACACGAATACTTTGCGCACATGCTGGGCGAGGTGGATACACTCGTGTATGGTCGTAAAACCTATGAACTGATGGTCCCGTTCTGGCCCGATATGGCAAAAACCCATTCCGGGTCAACACAGTCCATGAATGATTTCGCCCATGCATTCGACGCCGTCGAAAACATCGTTGTCTTTTCGCGCACGCTGGATAAGGTAGAACACCCGAAAACCAGGATTGTCAGCACAGGCCTGAAGGAGGAAATACTGAAGCTGAAACAGGAAGAAGGCAAAGACATATTGCTTGGCGGTGTAGATGTTCCGTCACAGCTCCTGGAGCTTGGGCTGATAGATGAATTCCGTTTTGTGGTGCAGCCTTTGATAGTGGGAGAAGGCAGAAGGCTGTTTGACACGGTTAGCCCGGCGGAGAAATTGCAGTTAAACTTGATCAAATCAAAAGTGTTTGAGTCCGGGTATGTCGCACTTCACTATGCGAAATAGCTAAAGATAGCCAGCGCCTATTTGCCCACTTCCTTTACCTGGCTTTGATATTTGATCACAAATTCTTCTGCCGCTTTCATGTTTTCCGGATAGGTCACCAACCCTTCATTCGGTCTTCCAGTCCATGCTTCATACACATGCTGATACGGAAAACCATTATTGATCAAAAACTCTACCACTTGCCATTTCTTCAAGTCGTCTCTAGCTGGCGGGCGGAAACGATGAGCCACTAATACCGTTTCGTTACCGCACTCCGGGCAAGTCATATTGATCTCTTTGCTTTCGTTACCATATATACTGAAAGCCTTCCTACACAACAAGCAAACCTTTTTATGGCCCATAAGACGAAGATAAACATTCCTGCCGCAGCAAATACAATCAAAATAACGTATATCCCTTCCCCGCCGGGCCTCCTGCATAGGCACCCGGCGGCATCAAGGCCATTCGGCGGAATGCGACCCAACGAAGGTTGTTGTTATATTTTTTTAATTTTACATTATCAATTATAAATAGTATCTTTGCTATTATTATAAACCGCCTGTTTTCTCAGTCTGCACGAAGGCTGGGATATAGGAATTAAAACTATCGTCATGAACATGAATCAACACGCTTTTGTGTGCGCGCTGCTGCGGCATGGCAACAAGAGCGAGGCCTACAAAACGGCCTACCAACCCAAAAATGAAAATCCCCGCTCCATCGAATCGGCCGCCAACAGGCTGATGCAAAACCCTGAAGTGTCGGCAGCCATCGCAGAAGCGCAGGAACGGATGCTGGAAAAGGCGCGGCAGGTGCTGAAAGAAAAGTACGTAGCTGAATTGCTGACGGTGCAGCGCAAGCGTGAGCTGCTGGCGCAGATAGCCGAAGGTAAATGGATGGAACAACCGCCCCCGGATCATATAGAAGGCCAGCGTGTGCCCGTAATGGTGCCCACCCTTAAAGAAAGACTAAAGGCGATAGATATGGATAACCGTATGGACGGCAGCTACCGTGTGGCCACGAAAAGCCAGACTACAGAACCTGGAGGGCAGCCGTCGGCGCAAAATGAAATGCAAGACACTCAGCCTGCCGGTAAAACAGGCAAAACGCAACAAAACACAACAAAGCAGCCCCTAAAGCTGCCCACAGCTATTTATGTACCGGTAACAAACAATAAAATTGAGAAGCCGGCTATAGAACCACGGGCAGTACCTCCGGCCCCTTATCTGAACACACCGAAATTTTTTGCAGAAAACAACAAAGTGCAACAACCCGGCTGGCTGCGAACCGTGAGACTATAGGAAAAGAAAAAAGTAGTTGCCGTCGTAACTAGTTTAGAGATCAAGGTGTCCGCCCGGCGTAGTCTTCAACTACGCGGTACCGGCTTTTTCACTCGTCACCTCCACCCCATACCGTATTGCCGCCTCCAGTACATCAGGGTTTATATCTGCCAGCTTTTTGAACTTGATGCAGTACCCGGTCACGCTGGCCTTGCCCAGGTCTTTGCCAAACGTTTGGGCCAGGTAGGTCTTATCCTTAATACCCATGATATGAACAGATATCCCGGCGGTGTTTCCGCTCAACCCAATTTGAAAGAACTCCCTGGTGTCTCCCTTAGCATATTTTATGGTGTACGAGCCATAGCCTATGGTAGGGTTGCTAACGACTTTACCTTCGTCGTTCGTACCATCGAAGAACCATATTTTACAACCCGGCAACGCCTTAAGTATGCGCTGGTGCAGCGCTTGCATATCGCTGCGTTTGGCTTCAGGCTGGCTGGCAATGTATTCCTTGATCTGGTCTTGTACGTTCATAGAAATATCAAGTTACGTAGTTATGCTGCCTTTTCAAATTCGGACAGGCTCTATCTAAACTCCTTAGTCACCTCTATAACCCCGATAATATGATCATTGAATTCGTCAAGTTCTTCTGCCGGTACCCAAAGCTCGTCGTGCAATTGCCCGCCTACGTTTTGCACCGCAAACTTTTCCAGGTAAGCCGAATCGACCTCGAACTTTGTAACATACCCAACCCCATAGGCAGGCACATTCCAGTCTCGCGTTATCTGCACTGCATACTCCTCGTTAGTGACAGGATAAAAGATAGGTTGGTCAGGCAGCCGTGGCGGAAAACGCTTCCAGCCGCTTTCGGCTATAAGGTCTAGTTCTTTTTGGCTCACCGGGCGGTATAGTGTAGTTGTCTGCATCAGGGCATAAAAATATAACCATGTTCTGAGTTTGCAACTAATCACATCCGGTCAACAACCTCCTTAGCTACCGCCTTGAACGCATCAAGAGAGGTATTAGCGTGAGTTTATTCACCTTCATGCGTATCGCTTTATTGCCCTTACGAGCCATGATGAAGTAAAAGTTTTGCCCATCGGTATGGAACCAGGCTTCATCGCCAATGCCTGTAACGGTTTGGGCACCGTTCTTTTCATTGGCGGTTTTGTAATACGCCAGTAAACGATGCGCTGTGGACGCATCGTTGTACTGCTCGTACATAAAATATATGTTGCCAGTCTTTCCGCTCTTTTTATCGGCGGCAATGGCAGTATAGGTGTTTTGGAAAATAAGCGTGTCTGCCACGACACTGGTTGCACTGTCGGACAAACGCGCGGGTTCGCCCAATATTCTTTCAGCATCAGCCAGGCTGAAGAGCGTGTAAAAACCTACATCCGCTGTACCCTCCCGCAGACTAGCTGCGGGAGTTTCCACAGTATCGGCTACCTGTTGCGTATTATCGCCCGTTGATCCACAACCCCATAGGCTGGCGGCGATAATGACACAACAGCAGAGCTTTTTCATGATCAGCTTTAGCAAGCCTGGGCACTAACGTTGTACCTTTTTCCGCGGATCATCATTCGGGTCAACGTAGTTGATCTCGAACGGTCCCATGGCATTCACTTGCACAATGGTTTCTTCATCTGCACCCGCGTAGTGGGTCATTTTTGCGGGCAACAGCATAAAGCTGCCCGGGCGCTGAGGCGAGAGACCATTCTTTTGGTATTTGTCACCCATTCCCATTTGGAATTTGCCGGAAATAACGGTTACCAGTTCATCGGTAGGATGCCAGTGTGCCGGGATAACGTAGCCAGCCGGAAACTTGAGGCGAACCGTGAACAGACCCGCTGCTGCCGGGTCGCCACTGAGCACTGCAACCTTAGCGCCTGCAGGCAGGCCCGGAGGTCCATCCATCCACTGTAATTTATCGGGCGATACTATAACATGGTTGTGTTGCGCATTGGCTGCCGGGAACGAACAGATGAGCGTGCCTGCGAGCAGCAGTGTAGTTAACTTCATGGTGATAGTTTTTTGAATTAAGGTTTGCACAAATACAATGCCGTCCCCTCTCAAAGCTCGTCAACAGAAAAACCAAGACGATACATAGTCAGCACGTTAAATATTTCATGGCAAACTTCTACACAGGCGCCAACCAGCAATGGTCTAACTTACAGCTTCTCACCAAAACACTAGATCATGAAACAGCCGGTAAGGGAAGCCATCAGTCATTGGTACCTCCCGCTTATCACAGGTATTCTTTTCATTATTGCAGGCGTGTGGGCGTTGAGAACTCCGGCAGCGTCTTATGCTACACTGGCCATTTTGTTTGCCTGCATGTTTTTACTTTCCGGTATCATGGCCATCATGTATGCCCTGTCCAACCGCAAGGTGCTGCCAGGTTGGGGCTGGACACTGGCTGTGGGTATTGTAGATATGCTCGTTGGCTTGCTAATGCTATCCACTCCCGCCATTTCGATGTTGGCTTTGCCGCTATATGTAGGATTTGGCATACTATTCCGGGCTATCATGGCAATAGGTACTGCCTTCGAATTGCGTAAACAACATGACTCGCAGTGGGGCTGGTTGGCGTTCATTGGATTCCTGGGCGCTATGTTTGCGTTCATGCTCATTCGCAATCCAGTATTCGCCGGTCTCACTATAGCAACCTATACGGCAATTGCTTTGATAATATTGGGAATTGCACAAATAACCGCGTCAATGCGACTGCGCAAACTGAATAATCTGTTTCACGATGCGTGAAAGCAGCCGATCAAAATTTTCTTCTCCGGCGGGTCTCTTGCAAAGGACCCGCCGGCATCATTTATTCTAACAGTTATTGTTAAGCCGCTACGCGATCGCAGGGGGATTAACGCTACCACCTTTCAGCACCTTTATCACCATCGCACCTGTACCCCATTTTTTAAGGGCTTTACTACGTGCTATCTCCATCGCTGTAACCGCATCCTTCTTCAGCAGATCAACTATCTCTTTATAGTGACCTAACCTCAACGTTGCCACAGTGGCGTCGAGCCCGATCTTACGGTTCGGGTAGTTCCTTACGCCATGCGAATTATACTTGGTATCCGCGGTTCCCGGAATGTGTTTCGACGTATTGAACGGATTGTTCTTCGCCTTGCCACCTTCACCTTGCCTCCAGGCCATTAGAAACTTGAGTTTCTCTTTGGTCTCTTTCACACCCAGTTCTTTAAGAACGGCTTTGTAAAAGCCCAGGTCAGTGCTGATGTCTATTTCAGGCTCGGCTTCATGTTCGCTATCCGTGCTATCACGGCTTATACTCTTTGGTTTGTGATATTTCTTATTAACCTTTGCCACGTAGGCTATTTCAGCCGCAGCAGATTTTTGCTGTTGTATCGTGGCTTTAAAACCTGTAAGTCCTGCGAGGGCTATGCCTAAACTCATCATGACCTTCTTCACTATAGCCTTTCTCTTTTTCATAAGAATCACCAATGGTCAGGGCAAAGGCACTAATTTTGGGCCATAGTGCCTAATATTCAGCAGCTTTAACAGTATTAAACCCTGCCGTTTCCAACCTTAACAGATAGAGATGGCGTCTCTAAAAATTCCGTGAAAAAACTCCCCCGACGTAGCGTAACCTGCATCCAACCAGCAGTAAAACTTAACTACTCAGCACTTCAAACTGATGTGCTACATTAGCATGAGATTAAAAGATCACTCAAAAATCCAGCAGTATGAAAGCAAGAAAAATATGGGCAAATTTTAGTGTAAAAGATACAGAACGCACCAGGCAATTCTATACACAACTGGGGTTTACTCCCAATGGCCCCAACACCTACCCTAAGCTCGCCAGTTTTCTGTTTGGCGATGATAGGTTTGTGATCCATTTTTTTGAACAGGGCTCACAGATCGATGAATATTTAACACCCGGTTCACGAAACACAAGCGAGATCATATTCACACTTTCGGCAGAAACAGAAGCGGAAGTAAAGGAATGGGCAGAAAAAGTTAAGAACGCCGGAGGTACCATTTTCAACGAACCAGGGAGAGATAAAACCAATCATTACGGTTTCGCCTTTGCCGATCCAGACGGTCATAAATTCAATGTGCTATTGATTGAAGCAGGAATGTAACCCTTGCCAAAATTGTACTAACCTTCGACTGACTGAGGTTGTCTGAGCGGCATATTGTTAAAGATCTCTCTCCCATTATACACCACCTGCCAGGTAACAGGAATGATCTTCTTCAGCATGTGACTTATCCCACAGATCCGCTCCTGCGATTGCATAACAGCATCAAGCGCTGCAGTCTCATCGGCCTCACTGCCCCTCATTTCGTAAACAACATGTGCAGCCACGTATTCAATAGGAGGCTGCTTGCTGATCTCGCCACTTACTTTTAGACTAAGGTCCTGCAATTGTCTGCCTTGTTTTCTCAACAGGGTTACCACATCCATACCCGTACAACCCGAAAGGGCCGACAACACAAATGGTTTGGGAATAGGACCTGCATCTTCGCCACCCGCCCGCTCTGGCGCATCCATTACTATAGTGTGCCCGTTAACCAATGCATTAAACTGCATTTTACCCATCCATTGGGTTTCTATTTCATGCTTCATTTTTTACGTGTTGAAATGCGGAATGGAAAATATAAAGGGCAAAAGCCAACAAAGGCGGTGATCACAAAAACTATTGCAAAAGCGATAAGTATGATGGCAGCAATTCCGCTGACAGCACCTGTAAAGTATAGAACTACTATCGCCAATGCTGCCGCCACCCTCATAATAGCATCGGTAAAGCCCAGATTCTTTTTCATTGCATTCCTTTTAGGTTTACATAATATGATTCAAACACGGATGCAATTAAGGACGAACAGGGGTAACGATCACTGACCTTTGTCATTTTTTCAGATGCCCTTTGTCATTAAGGGCGCAATCAGAAAGTCAGGAATATTGCATTCGATGCAATGTGATTTTAAATAATTTATTGTATATTTGCACTAATACCATTTGAACCAAAAGCAGGCAAGCTGTGAATGATTTTGTCTGCTCAAAAAGGCACACAATTGTCCACAAAGCCATTAAGATGCCGTGGCAACAAAAGTGACCATGTCCATGTCAGGCAAATCCACAGCAAACAATTAACCAGCAATAGATTATAGAACCCTAACGAAAATACCATGACAGAAAAACGACAACAATCGACAACAAAATTGATGATGCCCATAACAACCTCAGCCGAAAGCTGACTTTGATTTTGCTGTAACTTTAGGCAGGCAAACTTTTGCGTCCACCTAAACTCATCATACCATGAAACAGTTGCTCCGATTAATTTCGAGCTGCCTGCTTTTCTGCCTTGCCACATCTTCTCTGCAGGCCCAGGAAAACGACACCCTGCTGACCTCGCACCAGCTCGACTCGATGCATAGCTATAATGTTGACTACTGGGGAGCTATTACTCCCGGCCGCGGCTTCCAGGTGGTAAAGACGGAATACGGCACGCTGAACATAAGCGGCTATATGCTGTTTCGCTACCTGAATCAGCTGCCGGCCACGCAAACCTACTACGACCACCTGGGCAACCAAAAGGAAACAGACGGCAGGAATGACATCATCTGGCACCGCGTGCAGGCGTTCATGACGGGGTGGATCTATGTGCCTAAACTCAATTACAACATCACCTTCTGGACAGTGAACGCTACCAACCAGGTGGCTATTGCAGGTAATATGAGCTACCGCTTTCACAAGTACTTCAACCTGAGTGCGGGTATCAACTCACTGGGTGGCACACGTTCGTTACAGGGCTCACACCCCTACTGGCTGGGGTCGGACCGGGTGATGGCCGATGAATACTTCAGGACGGGGTTCACCAGCGCCATTTGGGCCACCGGCGAACCGATCAACACGCTGCACTATTTCGTAACCATTGGGCAAAACCTTAGCGAGCTGGGCATAGCGGCCGGTAAATTCAATCGTAAGCTGGGTTACGGTGCCAGTTTGTACTGGCTGCCTACTACCGATGAATTCGGTCCAAGAGGAGCATATGGCGACTGGGAATATCATAAGAAGCTGGCAACCCGCTTCGGTTCTTCTTTTGCACACCACCGGGAAGACAGGTATAATGACCTAAGCCAAAATTCACCAGACAACACTTCCATCCGCATCTCCGACGGCAACTTGCTCTTTCTCTCGGGCGCACTTGCTCCTGATGTCACCATACAGGAGGCAAACTATACGCTCTGGTCGATGGACGCAGGATTGAAATACAAAGGTCTATTTCTGCAGGCCGAGTATTACAGGAGAACACTCGACAAATTCAATGCTGACGGTCCATTACCTCAGCATTCTATATTCGACGATGGCTTCATGATCCAGTTAGCAGGGTTCCCAATCAAGAAAAGACTGGAAGTGTACTGCGCCACATCACAAATATTCGGTTCGTTCAAAAACTCTAATGAATACCTCTTAGGCCTTAATGTCTATCCATTCAAAACCCGCAATGTGCGTTTGAACTGCCAGGTGATCTTTGTAGAAGCATCGCCGGTAAGCAGCGTATTCGGTTATTACACAGGGGGCCAAAGTGGAACGACCCTATCTGCCTTCGCATCGATCTTATTCTGATGCAGGCGGGTCTTGATATTATCTTTTCCGGCAGAGCTGATTATTCTAAATATTCTTCGGAGCTTTAATACCTCACTCTAAAAACACCATTTATGATCATCGTACACGACATCTTTATCTGCAAGCCAGGCCAGGCTTCTAAGGTGGCCAAAATGTTTAAAGAAGCTATGGAGGGTAATAAAGAACTGGTGAACATCATGACGGATATGACTGGCCAGTACAACCGTGTTATTATGGTAAGCCAGTATGAAAACCTTACCGCCTATGAGCAAAGTTTCGAAAAATACATGCAGCACAGCGAGGAGATGAAAAAGATGCAGGAAAAAATGCAGGGCTATCACGACATGTACCTGACAGGCTCAAGGGAAATATACAGGGTCTGGTAGGGCAA is a genomic window containing:
- a CDS encoding HdeD family acid-resistance protein, yielding MKQPVREAISHWYLPLITGILFIIAGVWALRTPAASYATLAILFACMFLLSGIMAIMYALSNRKVLPGWGWTLAVGIVDMLVGLLMLSTPAISMLALPLYVGFGILFRAIMAIGTAFELRKQHDSQWGWLAFIGFLGAMFAFMLIRNPVFAGLTIATYTAIALIILGIAQITASMRLRKLNNLFHDA
- a CDS encoding VOC family protein, translated to MKARKIWANFSVKDTERTRQFYTQLGFTPNGPNTYPKLASFLFGDDRFVIHFFEQGSQIDEYLTPGSRNTSEIIFTLSAETEAEVKEWAEKVKNAGGTIFNEPGRDKTNHYGFAFADPDGHKFNVLLIEAGM
- a CDS encoding OsmC family protein — encoded protein: MKHEIETQWMGKMQFNALVNGHTIVMDAPERAGGEDAGPIPKPFVLSALSGCTGMDVVTLLRKQGRQLQDLSLKVSGEISKQPPIEYVAAHVVYEMRGSEADETAALDAVMQSQERICGISHMLKKIIPVTWQVVYNGREIFNNMPLRQPQSVEG
- a CDS encoding YgaP family membrane protein translates to MKKNLGFTDAIMRVAAALAIVVLYFTGAVSGIAAIILIAFAIVFVITAFVGFCPLYFPFRISTRKK
- a CDS encoding NIPSNAP family protein, which translates into the protein MIIVHDIFICKPGQASKVAKMFKEAMEGNKELVNIMTDMTGQYNRVIMVSQYENLTAYEQSFEKYMQHSEEMKKMQEKMQGYHDMYLTGSREIYRVW